The following coding sequences lie in one Rhodococcus rhodochrous genomic window:
- a CDS encoding hydantoinase/oxoprolinase family protein codes for MTWRVGIDIGGTFTDVVAIEEETGRRVYEKVPSTPWDPSESFTNGLRGLKDLGVSPDGVVLVMHGTTVATNAILESKYSEAGLVVARGHREVLETARQTVPGGFGNIAVWEKPPRVVPLELVREVTGRLAHNGDELVPLDADSVRAVAQQFKDMGIEAVAVSLLNSYRNPAHEQAVRDIFAEVHPGCFITLSSDLSREYREYERTLSTCLNTALMPALSRYVSQLGNAISDTGSMSQLFVMQSNGGLVHDSDIAIQPIKAVLSGPAAGVLAACTFGEAAGEPDLITLDMGGTSTDICLIEGGKPHMLAEGRIEHYNIKTPMVDITTLGAGGGSIASIVGGESLRVGPQSAGASPGPAAYGKGGTQATVTDAHVVLGRIPEASFGDGSIKVDRESARKAITENLADKLGMSAEEAALGVLRLASENMARGISLVSVARGRDPRNFTLFPFGGAGGLHAVRCAEIMQSNKVLVPVAPGLACAEGLLMTDLRADVVYTYVKREDEIDLADVQAAYRKVAAEALSAANREGFDPADTGVETFMDFRYSSQAYEIRIQLNSHFDDAELEMSESDWAAAIEEFHAAHQRTYGYSYKGQDPVELVALAAAGIGQLSRPPVTEAASKFATWEEANLGNSDVYFEAKAGHEGGFISTPVYARAGLPVGVTTAGPAIVVQEDSTFVLEPGWLMSVDKTGQIHATRG; via the coding sequence ATGACCTGGCGCGTGGGAATTGATATCGGAGGCACGTTCACCGACGTGGTGGCGATCGAAGAAGAGACCGGTCGCCGCGTATATGAGAAGGTGCCATCGACGCCATGGGACCCATCTGAAAGTTTCACCAACGGACTGCGCGGTTTGAAGGACCTGGGTGTCAGCCCTGACGGTGTCGTACTTGTCATGCACGGTACGACTGTGGCGACCAACGCGATTCTCGAGAGCAAGTACAGCGAGGCCGGACTGGTCGTCGCTAGAGGACATCGCGAGGTCCTGGAGACCGCCCGGCAGACCGTTCCGGGCGGCTTCGGCAACATCGCGGTCTGGGAGAAGCCACCGCGTGTGGTCCCTCTCGAACTGGTTCGCGAGGTCACCGGGCGCCTTGCCCACAATGGCGACGAACTCGTCCCGCTCGATGCCGATTCGGTCCGTGCGGTCGCTCAGCAGTTCAAGGACATGGGCATCGAGGCTGTTGCGGTTTCACTTCTCAACAGCTACCGGAACCCCGCGCACGAGCAGGCGGTGCGGGACATCTTCGCCGAGGTGCACCCGGGCTGCTTCATCACACTCTCGTCGGACCTGAGCCGCGAATACCGTGAGTACGAACGCACTCTGAGTACGTGCCTCAACACCGCACTCATGCCAGCGCTGTCCCGATATGTCAGCCAACTGGGAAACGCGATCAGCGACACCGGCAGCATGTCGCAACTCTTTGTAATGCAGTCAAACGGTGGCCTGGTGCACGATTCGGATATCGCCATCCAACCGATCAAGGCGGTTCTTTCCGGTCCGGCGGCCGGCGTGCTGGCGGCGTGCACATTCGGTGAGGCAGCCGGTGAGCCTGATCTCATTACCCTGGACATGGGAGGTACCAGTACCGACATCTGTTTGATCGAGGGCGGTAAGCCTCACATGCTCGCCGAAGGCAGGATCGAGCATTACAACATCAAGACTCCGATGGTGGACATCACCACGCTCGGCGCGGGTGGCGGTTCGATCGCCTCTATCGTCGGAGGTGAATCGCTTCGGGTCGGGCCGCAGAGTGCGGGCGCGAGCCCTGGTCCGGCGGCATACGGAAAAGGCGGTACGCAAGCAACAGTGACCGACGCGCACGTCGTACTCGGTCGTATTCCCGAAGCGAGCTTCGGCGACGGTTCGATCAAGGTCGACCGTGAGTCAGCGCGAAAGGCCATCACCGAAAATCTTGCTGACAAGCTCGGCATGAGCGCGGAAGAGGCGGCGCTGGGTGTGCTTCGGCTTGCCAGCGAGAACATGGCTCGCGGCATCAGTCTTGTAAGCGTTGCCCGCGGGCGTGACCCCCGCAATTTCACGCTGTTCCCGTTCGGCGGCGCTGGCGGACTGCATGCCGTTCGGTGCGCGGAGATCATGCAGAGCAACAAGGTGCTGGTGCCGGTGGCACCTGGGCTTGCGTGTGCAGAAGGTCTGCTGATGACCGACCTGCGTGCCGACGTCGTCTACACCTACGTCAAGCGCGAGGACGAGATCGATCTCGCCGACGTGCAGGCCGCGTACCGAAAGGTGGCTGCCGAGGCGCTCTCGGCGGCGAACCGCGAGGGATTCGATCCGGCCGATACCGGCGTGGAGACTTTCATGGACTTCCGGTACAGCAGCCAGGCCTACGAGATCCGAATTCAGCTCAACTCACACTTCGACGACGCCGAGTTGGAGATGTCCGAAAGTGACTGGGCCGCCGCGATCGAGGAGTTCCACGCCGCACATCAGCGCACGTACGGCTACTCCTACAAAGGTCAGGACCCGGTGGAACTGGTTGCACTTGCTGCTGCCGGCATCGGTCAGCTGAGTCGACCGCCCGTCACCGAGGCCGCTAGTAAGTTCGCGACCTGGGAGGAGGCCAACCTCGGAAACTCCGACGTCTACTTCGAGGCAAAGGCCGGTCACGAGGGGGGTTTCATCTCGACGCCGGTGTACGCACGCGCCGGACTTCCGGTCGGGGTGACTACCGCCGGTCCGGCGATTGTCGTTCAAGAGGACTCCACGTTCGTCCTCGAGCCCGGCTGGTTGATGAGCGTCGACAAGACCGGCCAGATCCACGCAACCCGCG
- a CDS encoding IS3 family transposase (programmed frameshift): MAGRKRHSAEDIVRKLRRADELAAEGKNGEEIAAALEVSAATLYNWRRQYGGMDADAAKELKELREQNSRLKRLLADAELEKDALREIGEGKILSPTAKRAAITMLTDTLQMSERFACKVVGLSRSVYRRLPLAQTPGDPDADLRAELRRYSRKHPRHGFRRAWAWLRYDQGIEVNKKKVHRLWKEEGLQVRRAPRRKRAGLSSVPVVDADAPNVVWALDFQLDSTVDGKTVKIASMVDEHTRMSLLNIVDRSITAGRLIEGLEKAFAMWGGPPLVLRMDNGPEFISEALRDFCAGSVGVSYIPPGTPWNNGFIESFNNRLRDECLNRNYWPTLLEARVVIEDFKDDHNHRHRHSALGYKTPAEYAAGCTHRHQPVACEID; this comes from the exons ATGGCGGGACGCAAACGTCACTCGGCCGAGGACATCGTGCGCAAGCTGCGCCGGGCCGACGAGTTGGCCGCGGAAGGCAAGAACGGCGAGGAGATCGCCGCCGCGCTCGAGGTGTCGGCGGCGACGCTGTACAACTGGCGTCGTCAATACGGCGGCATGGATGCCGATGCGGCGAAGGAGCTCAAGGAACTGCGGGAGCAGAACAGCCGGCTCAAGCGATTGCTCGCAGATGCCGAGTTGGAGAAGGACGCGTTGCGGGAGATCG GCGAAGGGAAAATTCTAAGCCCGACCGCCAAACGCGCCGCGATCACCATGCTCACCGACACCCTACAGATGTCGGAGCGGTTCGCGTGCAAGGTCGTTGGGCTCTCCCGATCGGTTTACCGGCGGTTGCCGTTGGCGCAGACACCAGGCGACCCGGACGCCGATCTGCGCGCAGAGTTGCGCAGGTATTCCCGCAAGCATCCGCGGCACGGGTTTCGTCGGGCGTGGGCATGGCTGCGCTACGACCAGGGCATCGAGGTGAACAAGAAGAAGGTGCACCGCCTGTGGAAAGAAGAAGGATTGCAGGTCCGGCGTGCTCCACGCCGCAAACGTGCCGGCCTGTCCTCGGTTCCGGTCGTCGACGCTGATGCTCCGAATGTGGTGTGGGCATTGGACTTCCAGCTCGATTCGACCGTCGACGGCAAGACGGTGAAGATCGCGTCGATGGTCGATGAACATACCCGGATGTCGTTGTTGAACATCGTGGACCGCTCGATCACCGCCGGCCGGTTGATCGAGGGCTTGGAGAAGGCGTTCGCGATGTGGGGTGGGCCGCCGCTGGTGTTGCGCATGGACAATGGGCCTGAGTTCATCTCGGAAGCGCTGCGGGACTTCTGTGCTGGGTCGGTGGGGGTGTCCTACATTCCGCCGGGCACGCCGTGGAACAACGGGTTCATCGAGTCGTTCAACAACCGGTTGCGCGATGAGTGTCTGAACCGCAACTACTGGCCCACTCTGCTCGAGGCCCGGGTGGTGATCGAGGACTTCAAGGACGACCATAATCACCGACACCGTCATTCGGCATTGGGGTACAAGACCCCCGCCGAGTACGCTGCCGGATGCACCCACCGGCACCAACCGGTGGCGTGCGAGATCGACTGA